The Miscanthus floridulus cultivar M001 chromosome 6, ASM1932011v1, whole genome shotgun sequence genomic interval GCTCGGGGCCATTCAGGTCTTTCCGGTTGACTCCTCTGTTTCCTTCGTCGGCAGAGCAGCATGGCGGCGCTTCCTCCCTCCTCCTGCCTGACGGCACCCTCGCCAAGGGCATCTGTCACCACTTCGTCCGCACGGTGAGTCATCTCGCGTTGCGTCGGAAACTTAGCAGCTGCCTCACATGCACCAAGAGTAGGCCGCTCTGAATTTTGAGGTCAATTCCTTCATGTTGCAGGGGGCTTGCAAGTATGGGGATTCATGCAGGTACTTCCATCCGAAGCCAGATGGTGTCAATCCAGCATTAGCTGCACCAGGTAAGGGTTTGCATTTTTCTTAAAGTAGCGTGCTATTCACACATCTGGTACTGGTAGTGCCTACAAGTATGCTATTAGGTGCAACTTAGGAACTGTTTGAACATCTACTTTTCAtactaaaattttaaaattttaagtaAGTATCCATTGAGTCGTATGTTGCATTTGGGCTAGATTCTATTTGAATGAAACACCTCCTGAAGATCACATGTTCCTACATTTGATTTACCACACATACTGATTTTAGATGATATCTGTGCCCCTCTGCGGAATCCAAGCAGGGCTTTTGGGTCTCCCTTACTTCTGCCTCAAAGGAAACAATTGTCTGTACACAAATCTGCTGGAATGTAGGAACATTTAGCCATTTTCCACCCTGGAACACGCAGGAAAGGTGTGTATCATTATTTAAAAAGAAGAAAAGGTGTCTAGATGACTCATACAACCCCTTAAAAGGTGACCCCATGACCAGTACAGCAAGGAACCTTTAGCCTTGTTAGGTATAAATCGTTAGGTATGACTAATTATCTTGAATGCATTACAAAGCTTATATTTACAACTACTTTTGGTAACACGTGATACttataaaaaaagggcgtacccagtgcagagagctccctgcTCTGTGCAGGGGTCTGGGGaggggtgtcagtggcaagccttaccctcgcctgtgcaatgcgaggagaccgcgactcgaacccgggaccttccggtcagagGCAGGTAAGACTCTAcctgcttgcaccaggcccgcccttctaacACCTGATACTTATAACTAGGAGAAACATTTGTTTCTTGGTTTCGTTAGCGCTAAAACAATACTGAGTTTTAAGTTGGTTTAGTCCATGGATAGGCCTTATATGTTTCCAATAAACCTGTATCATTCAGGGCCTGGGTCTGACCTGGACCCATGGTGCAGCAGTCTGATTTTATTGGGAACCAACCCAATTTTGTTGGATACCAGGGAGCAGACAGAAATTCTTCCTCAGGTAATCTTTTTATTGCATGAGATTCTTATCAACACAATATTGTTATAGTTAACTGTATGATTGCATGCCTAACCTTGAAATTACTAGTTGGATTTTGCTTCATAAACAATTAATTTCTGCATTCTAGTTAATGCTTAGAGATTGTTTACAGTACTCTTTATGAAGCCCGAACTTGAAAACAATGAACTATGAAAATTTAAGAGTTATATACTGCCATCCTCTCAGTCAAGTAACTAGTAAATATATGAAAAGTGTGCTTAACTGTAGGTGTCCTCAGTGGTCTCACCAATCCAGAATAAACATTGCACTTCTAGAGTTCTAGCGTTGCAATTTTTTTCCATCtagtatttttaaaaaaaaaatatttgggtTGCCATTTAACATGCCATGAAGGGAAAGTTCTGTTGATGACCGTTGAATGAGATGAAACCTACTTCTACTTGTAAGTAGAGAACACCTGCTCTTAGAAGAAACACACATAAGGTACTAATATATTCTCCTCTGAAACTGCTTCGAACCAACAAAGATTTCTAAATTCTGGCACCCACCTTACAGAAAGAATTATGATATGTGATAAGCTATATGCTTATCATATCCTCAGTTTAGTCAGCTATCATGCCATGAATTGAGCCCTTGCCACACAATCATCCTATTTAGACGCCACACAATCATCCTATTTAGACGTTTTAAATTACATGATCATGTGCCAGCGGGTCCATTGGTTAGTGACTTGGCACCTACCAGAGACCGATCGTGTGCTGTTTCGATGTTTCGAGGCTATTCGATTGCAAGCGGGCCTGTCGGTTGGTGCCTCAAGATGACTAGGAAGGAGGGCCTACTGATTAAAGACCTTAAATTTGTTTGGTTTGGAGCTGTTGTCAGCTTCCTGGTCTGCAACAACCATGCTCTATGCTCTAGATCCTTTCTCTGAATTCTGAAATGTTGCGCTGCTTTCCAGTGCTTAAGCTGCCAGGGAAGCATAAGGTTCACCGTTTTGCAAATGCTCCATCATGATTTATCTCGTTAATGAGTTCCATCACACTTAATTTTAGCGAGTTTGCATTGGCAATGTTTCATTCCTCTGTTATTGTTGCGCAGGGAACATACTGGGGGTGCACATCCTCCTGGGGCAACCTGCCGCCTGTCACTGCAACCTCCTCCTGAAGGCGGCTATCCTCCCCTCCCGTTCATCGACTGGGGCTGAAGGGGCGTTCTCCCTGAAATTTGAACCATTTAACATTTTGTACCTTGATTGGTTGTGCTAAATCTCCTATGCTTGCAGCGCAGTAGAATAACGAGGATCCCAGTTTACTACCTTTGATCGTAAGTATATTTCTATAGATATTTACAGTCAAAGTCACACTTTGGAGATTGTGTTGATGTTTGAATGAGCTTATATTTGTGATAAGAGGAAGTAACTGAAAAAATATACTGTGTATCAATGGTGCTCTTCTGGCAGTTGGAATCCGTGTACAATTTGCACTTTCTACCTTACTGTGAGCAGCACCTCGCTTTCACATAAATTTTTTCCTAATTAAAAAAACTCCCATGAAAAAGCAATAACAAATAAGGGGGAAATAAAAAACTCCCATCACAAAAGCACATCGTTGTTCACCAACTAATACCAACCTTATCTCCTGAACTGCGAAGACTGCTGGCTCTGAACTTCATCTCCTGGAAGATTCAGCAACGGCCGCGATCGTGTAATAGGGTAGCGCATGGAATTGGCAATGCTAGGTAGCTTATGTGATCCAGAGGAGGAACAATCTTTATCTCCATTCTGGCATGTATTCAATGTATAATTACT includes:
- the LOC136455880 gene encoding zinc finger CCCH domain-containing protein 3-like isoform X1, which gives rise to MPLGKYYCDYCDKQFQDTPAARRRHLQGVQHQRARALWYDSIRHQEQHGGASSLLLPDGTLAKGICHHFVRTGACKYGDSCRYFHPKPDGVNPALAAPGPGSDLDPWCSSLILLGTNPILLDTREQTEILPQGTYWGCTSSWGNLPPVTATSS
- the LOC136455880 gene encoding zinc finger CCCH domain-containing protein 3-like isoform X2, yielding MPLGKYYCDYCDKQFQDTPAARRRHLQGVQHQRARALWYDSIRHQEQHGGASSLLLPDGTLAKGICHHFVRTGACKYGDSCRYFHPKPDGVNPALAAPGNILGVHILLGQPAACHCNLLLKAAILPSRSSTGAEGAFSLKFEPFNILYLDWLC